In Archocentrus centrarchus isolate MPI-CPG fArcCen1 chromosome 21, fArcCen1, whole genome shotgun sequence, the following are encoded in one genomic region:
- the LOC115801003 gene encoding C-X-C chemokine receptor type 1-like — MTDPNTSFSWDDFASIYDVLNFTYNYTEFFPDPATLPCNFHTIPDTVMIVVSVFYVLIFLLAVPGNLVVGLVIGLSTKSLPPSDLYLLHLAIADLLLAITLPFWATSVTLGWVFGDAMCKIVTILQEVSFYSTILFLTCISVDRYMVIVRAMEVRKTNRQVVSWGVCAGVWIVGAVLSLPGFFSSAFTSKNSSHILCAEQYDPSSADEWRLATRVLRHTLGFVIPLAIMLPCYGITIHRLLHVRGGFQRQRAMKVIIFVVLAFLLCWMPYHIAVMADTFFRAKIVAYQCAARTAVDQAMFATQSLALLHSCLNPVLYAFLGEKFRRRLLQLMAKMGIIERPSLSRSSRSSLSSEVTATIM, encoded by the exons ATGACTG ATCCAAACACATCATTCTCTTGGGATGACTTTGCCTCCATTTATGACGTGCTCAACTTTACTTATAATTACACAGAGTTTTTCCCCGACCCTGCCACCCTGCCCTGTAACTTCCACACCATCCCAGACACTGTCATGATTGTTGTCAGTGTCTTTTATGTCCTCATCTTTCTTTTGGCAGTTCCTGGAAATCTGGTGGTGGGGCTGGTGATTGGTTTAAGCACAAAGTCTCTGCCCCCCTCTGATCTCTACCTTCTCCACCTGGCGATTGCAGACCTCTTGCTGGCCATTACTCTCCCATTCTGGGCCACCTCAGTTACTCTGGGCTGGGTGTTTGGAGATGCTATGTGCAAAATAGTCACCATCCTCCAAGAGGTGAGCTTCTACTCAACCATTCTCTTCCTCACTTGCATCAGTGTGGACCGTTACATGGTGATTGTACGCGCTATGGAGGTCCGTAAGACTAATCGACAGGTGGTCAGCTGGGGAGTTTGCGCTGGTGTCTGGATTGTCGGAGCAGTTCTGTCCCTGccaggcttcttcagttctgctTTCACGTCTAAAAACTCTAGTCACATACTGTGTGCTGAACAATATGACCCCAGCAGTGCTGATGAGTGGCGGCTGGCCACCAGAGTTCTTCGCCATACTTTGGGTTTTGTCATCCCCCTGGCCATCATGCTGCCCTGCTACGGAATCACCATCCACCGTCTCCTCCACGTCCGTGGGGGGTTTCAACGCCAGCGAGCCATGAAAGTGATCATATTCGTGGTCCTCGCCTTCCTGCTTTGTTGGATGCCCTACCACATAGCAGTGATGGCGGACACATTTTTCAGGGCAAAGATAGTGGCCTATCAGTGCGCTGCGAGGACGGCAGTGGACCAGGCCATGTTTGCCACCCAGAGTCTGGCTCTGCTACACAGCTGTTTAAACCCAGTGCTGTACGCTTTCTTGGGAGAGAAGTTCAGGAGAAGGCTTTTGCAGTTAATGGCAAAGATGGGCATCATTGAAAGACCGTCATTGTCAAGAAGCAGCAGATCTTCACTGTCATCAGAGGTCACAGCTACAATCATGTGA